The Azotosporobacter soli genome includes a window with the following:
- a CDS encoding methyl-accepting chemotaxis protein has translation MAKTRFPLRMQLMMMVSIIIVALLAVLSFGLFELNVVGKGANDIVKHTANRVMQVREAQLEFANTLNGVRGFLLYGAPAYEQEARENIQKSISVIKAYNATSTMQDTKVEGAKLEKQLTDYAALVEKIIAAKKANDPQLTTLLGEGRKLADELNQQYVKTAELQKKYLTDKGTSLFESAERMTNLAMLASLLIVLAALAYGFWYSNNMAKRLKNVCDTLEEVGHLDLRGQDRHPTRNDEIGDMANTIITMRRALKEFVAKVGNTSQILGESSRSLSVAVDQQLQAVESVADNATQIAGGASHNVENITNISSTLQQLSASSEEAAASSAQVSMGTNVAVDEAATGMELLDSVVKQNEFISEAMAEINTVTQNLASGSDKIKGIIDVIGSIAGQTNLLALNAAIEAARAGEAGRGFAVVAEEVRKLAEQSEQATKDIVEIITGMGDEITAAVNTVGKANQQVERGKNAAASSKQGFSAIVDKLQDVKNGIEQIAGTVDEMAKGSQLMVGNVENINAVAEETSANCQMVAASAEEQSARMHEISNNAERLQQMAGDLKSVVEQFKI, from the coding sequence ATGGCTAAAACGAGATTTCCTTTACGCATGCAATTGATGATGATGGTGAGCATTATCATTGTAGCTCTCCTGGCCGTCCTCAGTTTTGGCTTGTTCGAACTGAACGTCGTCGGCAAAGGGGCCAATGACATCGTCAAGCACACGGCGAACCGGGTCATGCAGGTCAGAGAGGCGCAGTTAGAATTTGCCAACACCTTAAATGGCGTAAGAGGCTTTTTGCTTTACGGCGCTCCGGCCTACGAACAGGAAGCGCGTGAAAACATCCAGAAGAGCATCAGCGTGATCAAGGCGTATAATGCGACTTCGACGATGCAGGATACAAAAGTGGAAGGCGCTAAACTGGAAAAGCAGCTGACCGATTATGCTGCACTGGTCGAGAAGATCATCGCCGCGAAGAAGGCCAACGATCCGCAGCTGACGACGCTGCTGGGCGAAGGTCGGAAATTGGCGGATGAACTGAACCAGCAGTATGTCAAGACCGCGGAACTGCAAAAGAAATATCTCACAGACAAAGGCACATCGCTCTTTGAGTCGGCGGAGCGGATGACGAATCTGGCGATGCTGGCCAGCCTGCTGATCGTTTTGGCCGCGCTGGCCTACGGCTTCTGGTACAGCAACAACATGGCCAAGCGCCTTAAAAACGTTTGTGACACCTTGGAAGAAGTCGGCCATCTCGATCTGCGCGGGCAGGATCGCCATCCGACGCGCAATGACGAGATCGGCGACATGGCGAATACCATTATTACGATGCGCAGAGCGCTGAAAGAATTCGTTGCCAAGGTCGGCAATACCAGCCAGATCCTTGGCGAATCGAGCCGCAGCCTTAGCGTCGCGGTGGATCAACAGCTACAGGCGGTGGAGTCGGTTGCGGACAATGCGACGCAGATTGCCGGCGGCGCATCGCACAACGTTGAGAATATCACGAACATTTCCTCGACGCTGCAGCAATTGTCGGCCAGTTCGGAAGAAGCGGCTGCCAGTTCGGCGCAGGTCAGCATGGGCACGAACGTCGCGGTCGACGAAGCGGCAACCGGCATGGAGCTCTTGGACAGCGTCGTCAAGCAAAATGAATTCATTTCGGAAGCGATGGCGGAGATCAATACGGTGACGCAAAATCTCGCCAGCGGCTCGGATAAGATCAAAGGGATCATCGATGTGATCGGCAGCATTGCCGGACAGACGAACCTCTTGGCGCTCAATGCGGCGATCGAAGCGGCACGGGCCGGTGAGGCCGGTCGGGGCTTTGCGGTCGTGGCCGAGGAAGTGCGCAAGTTGGCGGAACAAAGCGAGCAGGCGACGAAGGACATCGTCGAGATCATCACCGGTATGGGCGATGAGATCACGGCAGCGGTCAATACCGTCGGCAAAGCCAATCAACAGGTGGAACGGGGTAAGAATGCCGCCGCCTCGAGCAAACAGGGCTTTAGCGCGATTGTCGATAAGTTGCAGGACGTAAAGAACGGCATCGAGCAGATCGCGGGAACCGTTGATGAAATGGCCAAAGGTTCGCAGCTGATGGTCGGCAATGTTGAAAACATCAACGCCGTGGCGGAAGAGACGTCGGCGAACTGCCAGATGGTCGCCGCATCGGCGGAAGAACAAAGCGCGCGCATGCATGAGATCAGCAACAACGCAGAGCGTCTGCAGCAAATGGCAGGTGACTTGAAAAGCGTAGTGGAACAATTTAAAATATAA